One Candidatus Marinimicrobia bacterium CG08_land_8_20_14_0_20_45_22 DNA window includes the following coding sequences:
- a CDS encoding S9 family peptidase translates to MILMKFIILVLACAFSLNAQDSSRITIKSIVTDPGLARDASTSKNYCWTPDGKFVTYFGKEEKDQLSLIRMSADSARVDTVFRPKDLTFFDGTNNIALNANSAIWSPLMDKILLTGKDDIFIMSVKTKAIEKLTSDGKPKEDFQFSPDGNLISFIQSNNLWIIDLRTKIVSQLTADGNEKIWNGKPDWLYREEFDMSSGYKWSPNSKQIAFLQLNESNVNRIPLISYSGIYPEVNWKYYPKAGEKNPDVQVGVVNVADKSIIWMKPDASQKEYIPRFKWIPSTNRIALVTINRLQSSLKLFVGDPLTGTCELRLEEKESYYLNINELYYFFKDSSDFIWFSEKDGYMHLYLYDGKGNLKRQITQGNWCVTDLNAVDEKARKVYFTATKKSPLEKHLYSVSLDSARCEQIDSTDGCHDIVFSPTLKSYLDKYSTSEFPSKIYLTSVTGNVRRLIFENQDFNKDKYGFSTTKFVEIQALDGTTLYGSMLCPKNFDPSKKYPVLVYIYGGPGYQLVKNSFAGAWNQYLAQQGYIVFSVDNRGSANRGREFERKIYLSMGKFELQDQLDGIKYLKTLPYVDAKRIGIWGWSYGGYMTLYALAKRPDVFKTGIAVAPVTHWKYYDTAYTERYMGLPKDNSIGYFESSPFNYIDQIKANFLLVHGQADNNVNFQNSAMFIDELVKKGKSFEMMVYPNRDHGISDNEARIHLYEKMADFLKKNL, encoded by the coding sequence ATGATTCTTATGAAATTCATCATTTTAGTGTTGGCCTGTGCATTCAGTCTCAATGCACAGGATTCGAGTCGGATAACAATCAAATCAATCGTGACCGATCCGGGATTGGCAAGAGACGCTTCCACAAGTAAGAATTACTGCTGGACGCCGGATGGAAAATTCGTTACCTATTTTGGAAAAGAAGAGAAAGATCAACTTTCATTAATACGAATGTCAGCGGATTCGGCACGAGTCGATACGGTTTTCAGACCGAAAGATTTGACATTTTTCGATGGAACGAACAATATTGCGTTGAATGCTAATAGTGCGATCTGGTCGCCATTGATGGATAAAATTCTGCTGACCGGGAAAGACGATATTTTTATAATGTCTGTGAAAACGAAAGCAATTGAAAAGTTGACATCTGATGGAAAACCGAAAGAGGATTTTCAGTTTTCACCGGATGGGAATCTGATCAGTTTTATACAATCAAATAATCTGTGGATTATTGATTTACGGACAAAAATTGTCTCTCAATTGACAGCGGATGGAAACGAAAAAATCTGGAACGGAAAGCCGGATTGGTTGTATCGTGAAGAATTTGATATGTCGTCAGGATATAAATGGTCTCCTAATAGTAAACAAATTGCATTTCTACAACTCAATGAATCGAATGTGAATAGAATTCCGTTGATTAGTTATTCTGGGATATATCCGGAAGTGAATTGGAAATATTATCCAAAAGCAGGAGAGAAAAACCCGGATGTTCAGGTCGGAGTCGTCAATGTTGCCGATAAATCAATTATTTGGATGAAACCGGACGCTTCCCAAAAAGAATATATTCCGCGATTTAAGTGGATTCCATCAACGAATCGAATCGCCTTGGTTACGATTAATCGGCTACAGAGTTCTTTGAAATTATTTGTCGGTGATCCATTGACGGGAACGTGCGAACTTAGGTTGGAAGAAAAAGAATCATACTATTTAAATATCAATGAGTTATACTATTTTTTTAAGGATAGTTCGGATTTTATCTGGTTCTCGGAAAAAGACGGATATATGCATCTTTATCTTTATGATGGCAAGGGAAATCTGAAAAGACAGATCACGCAGGGAAACTGGTGTGTAACGGATTTAAATGCTGTCGATGAAAAAGCCAGAAAAGTCTATTTCACAGCAACCAAAAAATCGCCGTTAGAAAAACATTTATATTCTGTCAGTTTGGATTCAGCACGTTGCGAGCAAATCGATAGCACCGATGGCTGTCACGATATTGTCTTTTCGCCAACATTAAAGTCTTATCTCGATAAATATTCGACTTCGGAATTTCCTTCTAAAATTTATTTGACATCAGTTACTGGAAACGTGAGAAGATTGATATTTGAGAATCAAGATTTTAACAAAGATAAGTACGGTTTTAGCACAACGAAATTTGTTGAAATTCAGGCATTAGACGGAACGACGCTCTATGGTTCTATGCTCTGCCCGAAGAATTTTGATCCATCGAAAAAATATCCAGTGCTTGTTTATATTTATGGCGGACCTGGTTATCAACTCGTTAAGAATAGTTTTGCTGGTGCCTGGAACCAATATTTGGCGCAACAGGGATATATTGTATTTAGCGTCGATAATCGTGGATCAGCAAATCGCGGACGCGAGTTTGAACGAAAAATTTACTTGTCGATGGGGAAATTTGAACTACAAGACCAATTGGATGGGATAAAATATTTGAAAACATTGCCCTATGTCGATGCTAAACGGATAGGAATATGGGGTTGGAGTTATGGCGGTTACATGACTCTTTATGCGTTGGCAAAACGTCCAGATGTATTCAAAACAGGAATTGCTGTTGCACCAGTAACGCATTGGAAATATTACGATACGGCTTATACAGAACGATATATGGGACTTCCAAAGGACAATAGCATTGGGTATTTTGAAAGTTCGCCTTTCAATTACATCGATCAAATCAAAGCAAATTTCCTTCTTGTGCACGGACAGGCCGATAACAATGTCAACTTCCAAAATAGCGCGATGTTCATCGATGAATTAGTGAAAAAAGGAAAATCGTTCGAGATGATGGTTTATCCGAATCGCGATCACGGAATTTCC
- a CDS encoding ferredoxin, with the protein MKMILVNREICDLCGACVSVCPKDCLELAGTYLKIDNSVCIECGFCIKVCPVGAISDVNEEEESDERPL; encoded by the coding sequence ATAAAAATGATTCTTGTCAATCGCGAAATCTGTGATCTTTGTGGCGCGTGTGTTTCGGTTTGTCCGAAAGATTGTCTGGAATTGGCAGGAACTTATTTAAAAATCGATAATAGTGTTTGTATTGAATGCGGATTTTGCATCAAAGTTTGTCCGGTTGGTGCGATTAGCGATGTGAACGAAGAGGAGGAATCCGATGAAAGACCGCTATGA
- a CDS encoding amidophosphoribosyltransferase has translation MCGIVGIYNHDEASTLAYLCLFALQHRGQEGVGIVTYDDKKTFIRKDNGLVSDVFSDRKSLESLPGKIALGHVRYSTHGGSKKENIQPLVFNYRGKQIALSHNGNLVNLDKIQEELEKKGAIFQTTSDTEFIIHLFSHASGSIEERFLSAFRKVEGAYSMIILYGEKMIVARDRHGIRPLCVGKLDDATVYASETCALDLIGAKYERDINPGEMVVIDKFGEKSYQIAESSPRHCIFEYVYFSRPDSRIFGEYVDKTRRKLGKILALEKPVEDADIVISVPDSSNTTAIGYSQRSSARFDIGLIRNHYIGRTFIHPTQSMRDFTTKIKFNPIGGVLKGKNVVVVDDSIVRGTTLKKLVTLIREACPKSIHIRIGSPPVRFPCFYGMDFPSQNELIANQKSIEDIRDYLEVESLEFISVDGLLDSMSLPRDHFCTACFTGKYIEPDIHPKIEGKLSC, from the coding sequence ATGTGCGGAATAGTCGGGATATACAATCATGACGAAGCATCGACGCTGGCTTATCTCTGCTTGTTTGCCCTGCAACATCGCGGGCAGGAGGGAGTCGGCATTGTGACTTACGATGATAAAAAGACATTCATCCGAAAAGATAATGGCTTGGTGTCGGATGTTTTTTCCGACCGGAAAAGTCTGGAAAGTCTTCCGGGGAAAATTGCGCTTGGGCATGTTCGTTATTCGACGCACGGCGGTTCCAAAAAGGAGAATATCCAGCCGCTGGTTTTTAATTATCGCGGGAAACAGATTGCGCTGTCTCATAATGGAAATCTTGTTAATCTGGACAAAATTCAGGAAGAACTTGAAAAAAAAGGCGCCATTTTTCAGACGACTTCCGATACAGAATTTATTATTCATCTTTTTTCGCATGCCTCTGGAAGCATCGAAGAACGATTCCTGTCCGCTTTTCGGAAAGTAGAGGGCGCGTACTCAATGATCATCCTGTATGGCGAAAAGATGATCGTCGCGCGCGATCGTCACGGTATCCGTCCGCTTTGCGTTGGAAAACTTGACGATGCGACGGTCTATGCGTCCGAAACCTGTGCGCTGGATTTGATCGGCGCCAAATACGAACGGGATATCAATCCCGGCGAAATGGTAGTCATCGATAAATTCGGTGAAAAATCTTACCAGATTGCCGAATCGAGTCCGCGTCATTGTATCTTTGAATATGTCTATTTTTCCAGACCAGACAGCCGGATTTTTGGCGAATACGTCGATAAAACCCGTCGCAAACTCGGAAAAATTCTCGCGCTTGAAAAACCAGTCGAAGATGCCGATATTGTCATATCCGTTCCGGATTCAAGCAACACGACCGCAATTGGTTACTCTCAAAGGTCCTCAGCGCGTTTCGATATTGGATTGATCCGGAACCATTATATTGGGCGTACTTTTATTCATCCAACGCAATCGATGCGAGATTTTACTACGAAAATCAAATTCAATCCGATCGGTGGAGTGTTGAAAGGCAAGAACGTCGTCGTTGTCGATGATTCGATCGTTCGCGGAACGACGTTAAAAAAACTTGTGACTCTAATTCGCGAAGCTTGTCCAAAATCAATCCACATCCGCATTGGCTCACCGCCTGTCAGATTTCCTTGTTTTTATGGAATGGATTTTCCATCTCAGAATGAATTGATCGCCAACCAAAAATCTATCGAGGACATCCGCGATTATCTGGAAGTCGAAAGTCTGGAATTTATCAGCGTCGATGGCTTGCTGGATTCCATGAGCCTGCCACGCGACCATTTTTGCACCGCTTGTTTTACCGGAAAATATATCGAACCCGACATTCACCCCAAAATAGAGGGCAAACTGTCATGTTAA
- a CDS encoding histidinol-phosphatase, translated as MKELREYIGCIHVHSVYSDGSGTYPEIIHDAQSAGLDYLMMSDHMNLKGREEGFAGWHGNLFVSVGYEMNDADDRHHYLIFGLDNALSSELTHEQYIKVVKEKKALGIAAHPFEERISRSALPGYPAITWSSLDYPEIETIELWNMMSHWLELTTMKNVLWNVVHPRSFSTFPSKKLIDWWDNANLVRKVTAIGSIDVHATKFKILCLFPKAIFDYKVMFKSIRTHLLTNEEWKQSDPLEKTEAEIRKIISSGNCFFSNYRRGDAKGFRMWAENGSELIGMGETGHWKSATVRAILPKKAVCRLIRNGQPVFEQKTDNLEIKVDEGVYRLEAEKDHRGWIYSNHIRIKENG; from the coding sequence ATGAAAGAACTCAGGGAATATATCGGTTGCATCCATGTGCATTCCGTTTATAGCGACGGGAGCGGAACCTATCCGGAGATTATCCATGATGCGCAGTCCGCAGGTTTGGACTATTTGATGATGTCCGATCACATGAATTTGAAAGGTCGAGAGGAAGGTTTTGCCGGATGGCACGGAAATCTATTCGTCAGTGTCGGGTATGAAATGAACGACGCGGATGATCGCCATCACTACCTGATTTTTGGTTTGGACAATGCGCTTTCTTCAGAATTAACTCACGAACAATATATTAAGGTTGTAAAAGAAAAAAAAGCGCTTGGCATTGCCGCTCACCCATTCGAAGAACGAATCTCACGTTCGGCGCTTCCCGGTTATCCCGCCATTACATGGAGCAGTCTCGACTATCCGGAAATTGAAACTATTGAACTATGGAATATGATGTCGCATTGGTTGGAACTGACAACGATGAAGAATGTTCTGTGGAATGTCGTCCATCCACGCAGTTTTTCGACTTTTCCATCCAAAAAATTGATCGATTGGTGGGACAATGCAAATCTTGTGCGAAAGGTAACGGCAATTGGTTCGATCGATGTCCATGCAACGAAATTCAAAATTCTCTGTCTCTTTCCTAAAGCGATTTTTGACTATAAAGTGATGTTCAAGTCTATCAGGACGCATCTGCTGACAAACGAAGAATGGAAACAGTCTGATCCCCTTGAGAAGACGGAAGCAGAGATTCGCAAAATCATTTCCAGCGGTAACTGTTTTTTTTCTAATTATCGCAGAGGCGATGCCAAAGGTTTTCGTATGTGGGCGGAAAATGGTTCGGAATTGATCGGTATGGGAGAAACTGGTCATTGGAAATCTGCGACTGTTCGCGCTATTCTTCCGAAAAAAGCCGTTTGCCGGTTGATTCGGAATGGTCAGCCGGTTTTTGAACAAAAAACCGATAATCTGGAGATCAAAGTCGATGAAGGAGTCTACCGTTTAGAGGCGGAAAAAGATCACCGCGGCTGGATTTATTCAAACCATATTCGGATAAAAGAAAATGGATAA
- a CDS encoding sodium-dependent transporter, protein MNNQREQWGSRIGFILSATGSAIGLGNIWRFPYLVGENGGAAFIFVYLICVFVIGLSLVITEMIIGRTGQKNPVGSFRALSGGNPFWIGVGLLGVITGFLILSYYNVIAGWSLGYVIESIKGSFQSLGKPEEAGILFQQFSSSTIWSVVYSAIFMSLTVVVIYFGVTKGIELASKWMLPLLFFLLIVLVIRGITIDGAKAGILYLVKPNFSLITPRVVLVALGQAFYSLSLGMGALLTYGSYLSKKENIPVCAISMVTLDVIVSLLSGFMIFPALFAMGLQPGQGIALLFNILPILFNTIPGGYFFRIIFFILICLAALTSTISLLEVIVSFFVDEFNLKRKNVAIAVGSFVFLLGIPSALSFGAWKDFQFFHRTVFELADFISSNVFLPVGGICMALFVGWFWGKDKVLSYVHEGSEGFKGWIVLIWMFIVRFVTPIMILLVFLLLIGIL, encoded by the coding sequence ATGAATAATCAGAGAGAGCAATGGGGATCGCGCATCGGATTTATTTTATCCGCAACCGGTTCGGCAATTGGACTCGGAAATATATGGCGATTTCCATATCTGGTTGGTGAAAACGGCGGCGCGGCATTCATTTTTGTCTATCTGATCTGTGTTTTTGTGATCGGACTCTCGCTGGTTATAACAGAAATGATTATCGGACGAACAGGTCAGAAAAACCCGGTCGGCAGTTTCCGGGCATTATCGGGCGGAAATCCATTTTGGATTGGCGTCGGGTTGTTAGGTGTCATTACCGGATTTCTGATCCTTTCTTATTACAATGTCATTGCTGGCTGGAGCCTTGGCTACGTCATTGAATCTATCAAAGGATCGTTCCAATCACTTGGGAAGCCGGAAGAAGCCGGAATACTGTTTCAGCAATTTTCATCCTCAACAATCTGGAGCGTTGTTTATTCGGCGATATTTATGTCTTTAACGGTAGTTGTGATTTATTTCGGCGTCACGAAAGGTATCGAATTGGCAAGCAAATGGATGTTGCCGCTTTTGTTTTTTCTGTTGATAGTACTCGTCATTCGCGGAATCACGATCGATGGAGCCAAAGCCGGAATACTGTATTTGGTTAAGCCTAATTTCTCTTTGATCACGCCGCGAGTTGTATTGGTCGCACTCGGACAGGCGTTTTACAGTTTGAGTCTTGGAATGGGCGCACTACTGACGTACGGCAGTTATCTTTCAAAAAAAGAAAATATACCGGTTTGCGCTATTAGCATGGTAACGTTGGATGTGATTGTCTCGCTTCTGTCGGGTTTTATGATCTTTCCGGCGCTTTTCGCAATGGGACTTCAACCTGGGCAAGGTATTGCGCTGTTGTTCAATATTTTACCCATTTTGTTCAATACGATTCCCGGAGGCTATTTTTTCCGAATAATTTTCTTTATTCTTATTTGCCTCGCGGCTCTGACATCGACGATTTCCCTTCTCGAAGTAATCGTTTCATTTTTTGTTGATGAGTTTAATCTGAAAAGAAAAAACGTCGCCATCGCTGTAGGTTCTTTCGTATTTTTATTGGGAATTCCAAGCGCACTTTCATTTGGGGCATGGAAAGATTTTCAATTTTTTCATCGAACCGTTTTTGAACTTGCCGATTTTATTTCATCGAATGTTTTTCTGCCAGTTGGAGGAATTTGTATGGCGCTTTTCGTCGGTTGGTTTTGGGGAAAAGACAAAGTTCTTTCCTATGTGCACGAAGGAAGTGAAGGTTTCAAAGGTTGGATCGTTTTAATCTGGATGTTTATCGTCCGATTTGTTACGCCGATCATGATTCTACTGGTTTTTTTACTATTAATCGGAATTCTATGA
- a CDS encoding glycine dehydrogenase (aminomethyl-transferring) (acts in conjunction with GvcH to form H-protein-S-aminomethyldihydrolipoyllysine from glycine; forms a heterodimer with subunit 1 to form the P protein) has translation MMEQLIFDYSKSGKTGAALPLVRLDMKSAGKILPPDLIRENDPDLPEVSEPEVVRHFVNLSRMNHHVDRDMYPLGSCTMKYNPKINDKLAGLSGLADVHPFQPKETIQGALQIMFETERDLCEITGMHSATLQPAAGSHGELTGVLVMKKYHESKDEHRKYILIPDSAHGTNPSSAHSAGFETLPLKSNDRGCIDIEDLKVKMNSDVAGLMLTNPNTLGLFEEQIKEIVEIVHRFDGVMYMDGANLNALLGIVRPGDMGFDITHINLHKTFSTPHGGGGPGSGPIAVKEKFVKFLPIPRIIWKNGIYQLSCDQPDSIGKVIGLLGNFGIIVRAYVYIRMHGLVGLSEVSRNAIINANYMRVKVAEKYDVPYNRFCMHEFVASGEGFRQFGIKTLDIAKRLLDFGVHAPTIYFPLIVKEALMIEPTESEDKESMDRFISYLETIDKEAHENPEILHSAPHNTPVRRLDELKANKELNVCWGK, from the coding sequence ATTATGGAACAGTTGATTTTTGATTATTCAAAAAGCGGTAAAACCGGCGCCGCGCTTCCACTCGTAAGACTGGATATGAAGTCTGCCGGGAAGATTCTGCCGCCCGATTTAATAAGAGAAAACGATCCGGATTTGCCGGAAGTCAGCGAACCGGAAGTCGTTCGACATTTCGTGAATCTTTCCCGCATGAATCATCACGTCGATCGCGACATGTATCCTCTGGGTTCGTGCACGATGAAGTATAATCCGAAGATCAACGACAAATTGGCCGGACTTTCAGGTTTAGCCGACGTACATCCGTTTCAGCCGAAAGAGACGATTCAGGGCGCATTGCAGATTATGTTCGAGACCGAGCGCGACCTTTGTGAAATTACCGGTATGCACTCCGCCACGCTTCAACCTGCGGCAGGTTCACACGGCGAACTGACCGGCGTTCTGGTCATGAAAAAATATCATGAATCAAAGGACGAACATCGAAAATACATTCTAATCCCGGATTCGGCGCACGGAACGAATCCTTCGAGCGCGCACTCGGCGGGCTTTGAAACATTGCCGTTGAAATCCAACGATCGCGGATGTATCGATATCGAAGATCTGAAAGTGAAAATGAATTCCGATGTGGCCGGTTTGATGCTGACCAATCCCAACACATTGGGTCTTTTTGAGGAACAGATCAAAGAGATAGTCGAAATCGTGCATCGATTCGACGGAGTCATGTACATGGACGGCGCCAACCTAAACGCATTACTAGGCATTGTCCGTCCCGGTGACATGGGATTTGACATCACGCATATCAATCTTCATAAAACGTTCTCGACTCCGCACGGTGGCGGCGGTCCGGGAAGCGGTCCCATCGCGGTGAAAGAGAAATTCGTAAAATTTCTACCGATCCCAAGGATCATCTGGAAGAATGGAATTTATCAACTGTCCTGCGATCAGCCGGATTCCATCGGAAAAGTCATCGGTTTGTTAGGCAATTTCGGTATTATCGTCCGGGCTTATGTTTATATCCGAATGCATGGATTGGTTGGTTTGAGCGAAGTGTCCCGGAACGCAATTATAAACGCTAATTATATGCGTGTTAAAGTCGCTGAAAAATATGATGTGCCGTATAATCGTTTTTGTATGCACGAATTTGTCGCATCCGGAGAAGGATTTCGACAATTTGGCATTAAAACGCTTGATATTGCTAAACGTTTGCTTGACTTTGGCGTTCACGCTCCGACGATCTATTTTCCGCTTATTGTGAAAGAAGCCTTAATGATCGAACCAACGGAATCGGAAGACAAGGAATCGATGGATCGGTTCATTTCGTACCTCGAAACGATTGATAAAGAAGCGCACGAAAATCCGGAAATTCTTCATTCGGCGCCTCATAACACTCCAGTTCGTCGTCTTGACGAATTGAAAGCAAATAAAGAGTTAAATGTTTGCTGGGGAAAGTAA
- a CDS encoding alanine--tRNA ligase: protein MKTSHEIREDFIQYFKQNHHKIVHSAPVIPQDDPTLLFTNAGMNQFKSIFLNLEKPSYPRVADSQKCIRVSGKHNDLEEVGRDTYHHTFFEMLGNWSFGDYYKEQAIIFAWDLLTNVWKLPKERLWATVYRDDVEATKLWEKVTDIPPNRILRFGEKENFWEMGETGPCGPCTEIHYYMGDMLESQSALKVNASDPEYIELWNLVFIQYERDKEGVLHPLPNKHVDTGAGFERIVAILQDKKSNYDTDLFMPIIRRVESITGIPYRTETGMPHRVLSDHVRMLAFAIADGGMPSNEGRGYVIRRILRRAARFGRMLNMNKPFVYELIEPLIEILGDVYPEIVERKTHIQSVIKAEEKFFGDTLDRGLEVFSKIANQMKSEEKSTISGADAFKLYDTFGFPLDLTQLMAKDENLSVDEQGFSGEMNKQRERAKATVAFQMNIETNSDKWTVLSEGKDSDFIGYEKTTSDSIIRKYIQDSETVHLILDKTPFYAESGGEVGDKGFITGSDFKIRIENTFKSGQTIIHSGKLESGKMGQNPNVTAEILSDENLKICANHTATHLLHAALRMILGEHVHQAGSLVTSERLRFDFTHYEKVTASQLQKVERLVNQNIRENIPVTVSIQEYEKAKRSGAMALFGEKYGDIVRVITVGDYSSELCGGKHVERTGDIGFFRIVSESSVAAGVRRIEAVTGESAVSEAMNDADLIVELETLFNAKRSEIKSKAEKIISENKLFEREISKQTTAGIESQIDEIIAKAPVVGNLKTVFQKFDSKNMDDLKKIGDIVREKLNMGIGVLASVVEGRVNLVVVVPDETIRAYGIGAGDWIKQLGAILGGGGGGRPHLATAGGKFPGKIPEVFEKVRNLILQKLQTL from the coding sequence ATGAAGACATCCCATGAAATCCGAGAAGATTTCATTCAGTATTTTAAACAGAATCATCATAAAATTGTCCATAGCGCACCGGTCATTCCGCAAGACGATCCGACGTTGCTTTTCACAAATGCCGGAATGAACCAGTTTAAAAGTATTTTCCTCAATCTCGAAAAACCGTCGTATCCGCGTGTTGCCGATTCGCAAAAATGTATTCGAGTCAGCGGGAAACACAATGACCTCGAAGAAGTCGGACGTGATACATATCACCATACGTTTTTCGAAATGCTTGGAAACTGGTCGTTTGGCGATTATTATAAAGAACAGGCAATTATATTCGCTTGGGATTTGCTGACCAATGTCTGGAAATTGCCAAAAGAAAGGCTTTGGGCGACAGTCTATCGTGATGACGTTGAAGCGACAAAATTATGGGAAAAAGTTACTGATATTCCTCCTAATCGTATTTTGAGGTTCGGCGAGAAGGAAAACTTCTGGGAAATGGGTGAAACCGGTCCCTGCGGTCCTTGTACCGAAATTCACTACTACATGGGCGACATGCTGGAGAGTCAATCTGCCCTAAAAGTCAATGCGTCCGATCCGGAATATATTGAACTCTGGAATCTTGTTTTCATTCAATATGAACGCGACAAGGAAGGCGTTTTGCATCCATTACCGAATAAACACGTCGATACTGGAGCGGGATTTGAGCGCATTGTCGCAATTTTGCAGGATAAGAAATCGAATTACGATACCGATTTGTTTATGCCGATAATCCGCCGCGTGGAGTCGATTACCGGCATTCCATATCGGACGGAAACTGGAATGCCACATCGTGTACTGTCCGACCATGTTCGCATGCTTGCTTTCGCCATTGCCGACGGCGGTATGCCATCCAATGAAGGGCGAGGTTACGTCATTCGCCGAATTTTACGTCGAGCGGCGCGTTTCGGTAGAATGCTAAACATGAATAAGCCGTTCGTTTACGAACTAATTGAACCGTTGATCGAGATCCTTGGTGACGTTTATCCAGAGATCGTTGAGCGGAAAACACATATTCAAAGCGTTATCAAGGCAGAGGAGAAATTTTTTGGCGATACGCTCGACCGAGGATTGGAAGTATTTTCTAAAATAGCAAACCAGATGAAATCCGAAGAGAAATCGACGATTTCCGGAGCGGATGCCTTTAAATTATACGATACATTTGGCTTTCCCCTCGATTTGACGCAATTAATGGCAAAAGACGAAAACCTTTCCGTCGATGAACAGGGATTTTCTGGAGAAATGAACAAACAACGTGAGCGAGCGAAGGCGACAGTCGCTTTTCAAATGAATATTGAGACGAATTCTGACAAATGGACCGTTTTAAGCGAAGGTAAAGATTCCGATTTCATCGGGTATGAGAAAACAACGAGCGACTCGATCATCCGCAAATATATTCAAGATAGTGAAACGGTTCATCTGATTCTCGACAAGACGCCATTTTATGCTGAATCCGGCGGCGAAGTCGGCGATAAAGGATTCATCACCGGAAGTGATTTTAAAATCCGGATTGAGAACACGTTTAAATCCGGTCAAACGATCATTCATAGCGGAAAGTTAGAATCTGGTAAAATGGGTCAAAATCCCAACGTGACTGCCGAAATATTGAGCGATGAGAACCTAAAAATTTGCGCAAATCATACGGCGACGCATTTGCTCCACGCCGCGTTGCGAATGATTCTCGGCGAGCATGTTCATCAGGCTGGTTCTTTGGTTACGTCTGAAAGATTGCGCTTCGATTTTACTCATTATGAGAAAGTTACGGCCTCTCAGTTGCAGAAAGTCGAAAGGCTTGTTAACCAAAACATTCGAGAAAATATTCCGGTCACTGTTTCAATTCAGGAATATGAAAAAGCCAAGCGTTCTGGTGCGATGGCGCTTTTCGGTGAGAAATACGGCGATATTGTTCGTGTCATCACAGTCGGTGATTATTCCTCCGAATTATGTGGAGGAAAGCATGTGGAAAGAACCGGTGATATCGGATTTTTCCGGATCGTATCGGAGTCTTCAGTTGCGGCAGGAGTGCGCAGAATCGAAGCGGTCACAGGCGAATCTGCCGTATCAGAGGCGATGAATGATGCCGATCTCATTGTAGAACTAGAAACTCTTTTCAACGCAAAAAGATCGGAGATTAAATCCAAAGCCGAAAAAATTATAAGTGAGAATAAACTATTTGAGAGGGAAATTTCCAAACAAACTACGGCGGGAATAGAATCACAGATCGATGAAATCATCGCCAAAGCGCCCGTTGTGGGCAATCTGAAAACAGTTTTCCAAAAGTTTGATTCGAAAAATATGGACGATTTGAAGAAAATCGGCGATATTGTCAGAGAAAAACTCAATATGGGTATCGGCGTTCTGGCATCAGTCGTTGAGGGACGCGTGAATCTTGTCGTCGTCGTTCCGGATGAGACAATCCGGGCATACGGCATCGGCGCCGGCGATTGGATCAAACAATTGGGAGCGATTCTCGGGGGCGGCGGTGGTGGAAGACCGCATCTGGCGACGGCAGGCGGGAAATTTCCGGGAAAAATACCTGAAGTTTTTGAAAAGGTTCGGAACCTAATTTTGCAAAAATTACAAACCTTATAA